In one window of Marinitoga hydrogenitolerans DSM 16785 DNA:
- a CDS encoding ABC transporter permease, with amino-acid sequence MFTYKKILYFIILLLLISVIDFWIFSNIKSSYNKMLNDTLLKTGHIISKSISEDEKDYNSWIEKYEKENETLKIIYIDGLPDFFESTEYYIDKNIYNFYKNLIETDEFKKGIESAEYSEFYITKKDYEYNNSKYRIIFSPILSNDYDVLGIGILFFEIDKYLKFYSLANIFMFSIIIIFILIYGIINFSRDPIMNFIILAIFIIVAVFTAYPLFEAFRLTFIKNGEFSLEIWKKILTTNQYLKAFWGSIKLGISTATLSTLIGFLFAFVLTRTTIKGKKFFNTMATLPVISPPFSLTLSILLLFGNNGLITKKILHLQNFSIYGLLGLTLVQTMGMFPIAYLTMVGILHSIDSTLEDASLDLNASKLKTFLTITFPLSMPGILSAWLLVFTNSLADFANPLILSGNYRVLSVEAYLEVTGMNRLGNGAALSILLLLPTITAFLVQRFWVSKKSFVTVTGKPSPRITELVSKPVKIILISLIIFIIIFLISLYGTIVAGCFVKNWGIDYTFTLENIKEALQRGKDAITDTVTLASIATPFAGIIAMMTALILVRKKFIGKRIFEILIMAPFAIPGTLIGISYILAFNKPPIILVGTGAIIVINYIIRELPVGVEGGIAALRQIDPSIEEAAQDLGADVPTVFKTIVLPLLRPAFISSLSYTFVRSMTAVSAVIFLISAKWYHITVLIYNFSENLRFGLASVLATTLIIIVLAAFGIMRLLVKESEALEKTVSQ; translated from the coding sequence ATGTTTACTTATAAAAAGATTTTATATTTTATAATTTTGCTATTGCTAATATCTGTAATAGATTTTTGGATATTTTCTAATATAAAATCGTCTTATAATAAAATGTTAAATGATACTCTTTTAAAAACAGGGCACATTATATCAAAGTCTATAAGTGAAGATGAAAAAGATTATAACTCTTGGATTGAAAAGTATGAAAAAGAAAATGAAACATTGAAAATTATATATATAGATGGACTTCCAGATTTTTTTGAAAGTACAGAATATTATATAGATAAAAATATTTATAATTTTTATAAAAATTTGATAGAAACTGATGAATTTAAAAAAGGTATAGAAAGTGCCGAGTATAGCGAATTTTATATTACTAAAAAAGATTATGAATATAATAATTCTAAATATAGAATAATATTTTCACCTATTCTAAGTAATGATTATGATGTTTTGGGAATAGGAATATTATTTTTTGAAATTGATAAATATTTAAAATTTTATAGTTTAGCTAATATATTTATGTTTTCAATAATAATAATTTTTATCTTAATTTATGGAATAATAAACTTTTCAAGAGATCCAATAATGAATTTTATTATACTTGCTATTTTTATAATAGTTGCTGTATTTACAGCTTATCCATTATTTGAGGCTTTTAGATTAACTTTTATAAAAAATGGTGAATTCTCACTTGAAATATGGAAAAAAATATTAACTACAAATCAGTATTTAAAAGCCTTTTGGGGAAGTATTAAACTTGGTATATCTACAGCAACACTTTCAACATTAATAGGATTTTTATTTGCGTTTGTATTAACAAGAACAACAATAAAAGGAAAAAAGTTTTTCAATACTATGGCAACGTTACCAGTGATTTCACCACCTTTTTCTTTAACTTTATCTATTTTATTATTATTTGGAAATAATGGCTTGATAACTAAAAAAATTTTACATCTTCAGAATTTTAGTATATATGGTTTATTAGGATTAACTCTGGTTCAAACAATGGGAATGTTTCCAATTGCTTATTTAACAATGGTAGGGATTTTGCACTCAATAGATTCAACTCTTGAAGATGCTTCTTTAGATTTAAATGCTTCTAAATTAAAAACATTTTTAACTATAACTTTTCCTTTATCAATGCCAGGAATTTTAAGTGCATGGCTATTAGTATTTACTAATTCTTTGGCTGACTTTGCCAATCCTTTAATTTTATCAGGGAATTATAGGGTATTATCAGTTGAGGCATATTTAGAAGTCACTGGTATGAACAGATTAGGGAATGGAGCAGCATTGTCTATATTGTTACTTTTACCCACAATTACAGCTTTTTTAGTTCAACGATTTTGGGTATCAAAAAAATCATTTGTTACCGTAACTGGAAAACCATCACCAAGAATTACTGAATTGGTATCAAAACCGGTAAAAATAATACTGATAAGTTTGATTATATTTATAATAATATTTTTGATTTCTTTATATGGAACAATAGTAGCAGGCTGTTTTGTGAAAAATTGGGGTATAGATTATACTTTTACATTAGAAAATATAAAAGAAGCATTACAAAGAGGAAAAGATGCAATAACAGATACGGTTACTTTAGCTTCAATAGCAACCCCGTTTGCTGGTATTATAGCAATGATGACAGCATTAATTTTAGTAAGAAAAAAATTTATTGGGAAAAGAATATTTGAAATTTTAATAATGGCACCATTTGCAATTCCAGGAACATTAATAGGTATTAGTTATATTTTAGCTTTTAATAAACCACCTATAATTTTGGTTGGAACTGGTGCTATTATAGTGATAAATTATATTATAAGAGAACTTCCTGTGGGAGTTGAAGGAGGAATTGCAGCGTTAAGACAAATTGATCCATCAATAGAAGAAGCAGCACAGGATTTGGGTGCAGATGTTCCTACAGTTTTCAAAACTATAGTATTACCATTATTAAGACCAGCATTTATATCTAGTTTATCGTATACTTTTGTAAGATCTATGACAGCTGTAAGTGCTGTTATTTTCCTGATTTCAGCAAAATGGTATCATATTACTGTTTTGATTTATAATTTCTCAGAAAATTTAAGATTTGGTCTGGCAAGCGTATTGGCTACTACTTTAATAATAATAGTATTAGCAGCTTTTGGAATTATGAGATTATTGGTTAAAGAGAGTGAAGCGCTGGAAAAAACAGTTTCTCAATGA
- a CDS encoding ABC transporter ATP-binding protein, protein MTKKQVSLKLEKVTKIFYDKKYNTKVIAVNNSSFEIKPGELVTLLGPSGCGKTTTLRMVAGFELPTNGKIYIGNEDITFLPPNKRDTATVFQSYGLFPHMTVFDNVAYGLKLKKMNKEEIKKKVIDTLEMVGLKELANRAPSKLSGGQQQRVALARSIIVEPSILLLDEPLSNLDALLREQMRIEIRKIQKKLGITAIYVTHDRVEAMSLSDKIIVMKEGKIIQIGTPNEIYENPNSKFVAGFVGKVAFFEVKIENIEREKCIVKFKNKILEIPKYEKNVSVGEKAILMARPESLILKDNDGLIKGRVKINVYLGNTVESFIDTEFGEIMVQIDNPSMKKIYSEGSSTSIDIVPELCKVLKN, encoded by the coding sequence ATGACTAAAAAACAAGTATCCCTAAAATTAGAAAAAGTTACTAAAATATTTTATGATAAAAAATATAATACAAAAGTAATAGCGGTAAATAATTCTTCATTTGAAATAAAACCAGGAGAATTGGTTACATTGTTAGGACCATCTGGATGTGGAAAAACAACAACATTAAGAATGGTTGCAGGTTTTGAGCTTCCAACAAATGGGAAAATATATATAGGAAATGAGGATATAACTTTTTTGCCCCCAAACAAAAGAGATACTGCAACTGTTTTTCAAAGTTATGGGCTTTTTCCACATATGACAGTTTTTGATAATGTGGCCTATGGATTAAAACTAAAAAAAATGAATAAAGAAGAAATAAAAAAGAAAGTAATAGATACATTGGAAATGGTTGGGTTAAAAGAACTTGCAAATAGGGCGCCGTCTAAGTTATCAGGAGGTCAACAACAAAGAGTTGCTCTAGCGCGTTCAATTATAGTTGAACCATCAATATTACTTTTAGATGAACCATTATCGAATCTTGATGCTTTACTAAGAGAACAAATGAGAATAGAAATTAGAAAAATTCAAAAAAAACTTGGAATTACGGCAATATATGTTACACATGATAGAGTTGAAGCTATGAGTTTATCAGATAAAATAATTGTTATGAAAGAAGGTAAAATAATTCAAATAGGAACACCTAATGAAATATATGAAAACCCTAATTCCAAATTTGTTGCAGGTTTTGTTGGAAAAGTTGCTTTTTTTGAAGTAAAAATTGAAAATATAGAAAGAGAAAAGTGTATAGTAAAATTTAAAAATAAAATTTTAGAAATTCCTAAATATGAAAAAAATGTTTCTGTTGGAGAAAAAGCGATATTAATGGCAAGACCAGAATCTCTAATTTTGAAAGATAATGATGGTTTAATAAAAGGGAGAGTAAAAATAAATGTATATTTGGGAAATACAGTTGAATCATTTATAGATACAGAATTCGGTGAAATAATGGTTCAAATTGATAATCCTTCTATGAAAAAAATATATTCTGAAGGTTCATCTACTTCAATTGATATAGTTCCAGAATTGTGCAAAGTTTTAAAGAATTAA